The following coding sequences lie in one Phragmites australis chromosome 8, lpPhrAust1.1, whole genome shotgun sequence genomic window:
- the LOC133926456 gene encoding STOREKEEPER protein-like, whose product MPPKRPSSHAMDEAAAAAARLHPSTPRSKKRSSRSKSRARDRRRRSPNPNPSSGRERDSEHGSVAPSRKSDRKPKPRSFPDSATLATAMATAAAAAASSSGGGARVGGHGAGQKLWSDADEVALLTGAAAFKERTGIAPRLPDMGDLFESLRDTIAPHLDQAKMYYKLKRLKSKFQHSVPGATSSAHELRVRDLSADLWGAELVRPVEDGADAEEALEREPNEEYTDWDSDVPVRLPIAREVLGEYWRLNGQALSGVSLEKGLALLGSEEARVAEVKWRRQLEADMRMQMRRHDLGKEVYGLLIDAIKGLGP is encoded by the coding sequence ATGCCCCCCAAGCGGCCGTCCTCGCACGCCATGGAcgaagccgctgccgccgccgcgcgcctccACCCCTCCACTCCCCGCTCCAAGAAGCGCTCCTCCCGCTCCAAGTCCCGCGCCcgcgaccgccgccgccgctcccccaaccctaaccctagctccGGCCGCGAGCGCGACTCGGAGCACGGCTCCGTCGCGCCCTCCCGCAAGAGCGACCGCAAGCCCAAGCCGCGCTCCTTCCCGGACTCCGCCACGCTCGCGACGGCCATGGCCACGGCCGCggcagccgccgcctcctcgtccggCGGCGGGGCCCGCGTCGGGGGCCACGGCGCCGGCCAGAAGCTCTGGAGCGACGCCGACGAGGTCGCGCTGCTCACGGGCGCGGCCGCCTTTAAGGAGCGCACCGGCATCGCCCCGCGGCTCCCGGACATGGGCGACCTGTTCGAGTCCCTCAGGGACACCATAGCCCCGCACCTCGACCAGGCCAAGATGTACTACAAGCTGAAGCGCCTCAAGAGCAAGTTCCAGCACTCCGTGCCAGGCGCCACCAGCAGTGCGCACGAGCTCCGGGTGCGTGACCTCTCCGCAGACCTCTGGGGCGCCGAGCTGGTGCGCCCAGTAGAGGATGGCGCGGACGCTGAGGAGGCCCTGGAGCGGGAACCTAACGAGGAATACACCGATTGGGATTCAGATGTGCCGGTGAGGCTACCTATTGCGAGGGAGGTGCTTGGAGAGTACTGGAGGTTGAATGGGCAGGCGCTGTCAGGGGTATCGCTGGAGAAGGGGTTGGCGCTGCTTGGGTCAGAGGAGGCTAGAGTGGCTGAGGTTAAGTGGAGGCGGCAGCTTGAGGCGGATATGCGCATGCAGATGCGCCGGCATGATCTGGGAAAAGAGGTCTATGGCTTGCTCATCGATGCCATCAAAGGCCTAGGGCCTTAG